In Ipomoea triloba cultivar NCNSP0323 chromosome 15, ASM357664v1, one genomic interval encodes:
- the LOC116006967 gene encoding auxin-responsive protein IAA26-like isoform X1, translating to MEEISKFLYAIPKGTASESNGKHEILENRKLELRLAPPGQEQPPLLSLPGAKRGILHEGTNRTSPAQDQRSAKNCRLEKSPVIGWPPVRSSRKNATASGSLKQTSPKMTSMITEEKDDGSSEKPRDALFVKVNMEGVPIGRKVDLTVYDNYEALYSGVDALFTGLLAAQRDDLADLEGNKATAQADSGITGSKEYTLVYEDEEGDRMLVGDVPWHMFISSAKRLRLLKKSEVSALYISRAKLGNF from the exons ATGGAAGAGATTTCCAAGTTTCTCTATGCGATCCCTAAAGGAACCGCGAGTGAGAGCAATGGAAAACATGAAATCTTAGAGAATAGAAAGCTCGAGCTTAGGCTTGCTCCTCCGGGGCAAGAACAACCTCCTCTGCTTTCTCTTCCTGGAGCCAAAAGAGGGATATTACATGAAGGTACAAATAGGACTTCGCCTGCACAAGATCAAAGGAGCGCCAAAAACTGCAGGCTCGAGAAGAGCCCAGTCATCGGGTGGCCCCCAGTTCGTTCGTCTAGAAAAAACGCTACAGCTAGTGGTTCTCTGAAGCAAACAAGCCCAAAGATGACTAGTATGATCACGGAGGAGAAAGATGATGGTAGCTCAGAAAAGCCTAGAGATGCTCTGTTTGTGAAGGTTAACATGGAGGGTGTCCCCATAGGAAGAAAAGTTGATCTGACAGTTTATGACAATTATGAAGCACTCTACTCAGGTGTTGATGCACTCTTCACAGGACTTCTTGCTG CTCAAAGAGATGATTTGGCTGATCTAGAGGGAAATAAAGCAACTGCACAAGCTGACAGTGGAATAACAGGAAGCAAGGAATATACACTAGTTTATGAAGATGAGGAAGGAGACAGAATGCTAGTTGGTGATGTTCCCTGGCA CATGTTTATATCTTCGGCTAAGAGGCTGCGCCTATTGAAGAAGTCCGAAGTTTCTGCACTGTaca TTAGCAGAGCCAAGCTGGGGAACTTTTGA
- the LOC116006966 gene encoding cell division control protein 2 homolog A, giving the protein MDQYEKVEKIGEGTYGVVYKARDRVTNETIALKKIRLEQEDEGVPSTAIREISLLKEMQHGNIVRLQDVVHSERRLYLVFEYLDLDLKKHMDSCPDFSKNPRMIKMFLYQILRGIAYCHSHRVLHRDLKPQNLLIDQRTNALKLADFGLARAFGIPVRTFTHEVVTLWYRAPEILLGSRHYSTPVDVWSVGCIFAEMVNQRALFPGDSEIDELFKIFRVMGTPNEEIWPGVTSLPDYKSSFPKWPAKDLATVVPNLDAPGLDLLSKMLCLDPSKRITARSALEHGYFKDIGFVP; this is encoded by the exons ATGGACCAG TATGAAAAAGTTGAGAAGATTGGCGAAGGGACATATGGTGTAGTATACAAGGCTCGTGACCGAGTAACAAATGAAACTATTGCACTTAAGAAGATTCGACTGGAGCAGGAAGATGAAGGAGTCCCTAGCACTGCTATCAGAGAAATATCCCTCTTAAAAGAGATGCAACATGGAAACATTGTCAG GTTGCAGGACGTGGTCCACAGTGAGAGACGATTATATCTGGTATTTGAATACCTTGATTTGGATTTGAAGAAGCATATGGATTCTTGCCCAGACTTCTCCAAGAATCCACGTATGATAAAA ATGTTTTTGTATCAAATACTCCGTGGAATTGCTTATTGTCATTCTCATAGAGTCCTTCATCGAGATCTCAAGCCTCAAAATTTATTGATAGATCAGCGTACGAATGCATTAAAGCTTGCAGACTTTGGTTTGGCTAGAGCATTCGGCATTCCTGTCAGGACGTTTACTCATGAG GTGGTAACACTATGGTACAGGGCACCAGAAATACTGCTTGGATCACGACATTATTCTACTCCAGTTGATGTGTGGTCAGTTGGTTGCATATTTGCTGAGATGGTGAACCAGCGGGCACTTTTCCCCGGGGACTCAGAAATTGATGAGCTCTTCAAGATTTTCAG aGTGATGGGTACTCCTAATGAGGAAATATGGCCTGGCGTGACATCTCTGCCTGACTACAAAAGTTCCTTTCCTAAATGGCCCGCTAAG GATCTAGCAACTGTGGTACCAAATCTTGATGCACCCGGCCTTGATCTCCTCAGT AAAATGCTCTGCTTGGACCCCAGCAAAAGAATCACTGCTAGGAGTGCCCTTGAACACGGGTACTTCAAGGATATTGGGTTTGTCCCTTGA
- the LOC116006967 gene encoding auxin-responsive protein IAA28-like isoform X2 codes for MEEISKFLYAIPKGTASESNGKHEILENRKLELRLAPPGQEQPPLLSLPGAKRGILHEGTNRTSPAQDQRSAKNCRLEKSPVIGWPPVRSSRKNATASGSLKQTSPKMTSMITEEKDDGSSEKPRDALFVKVNMEGVPIGRKVDLTVYDNYEALYSAQRDDLADLEGNKATAQADSGITGSKEYTLVYEDEEGDRMLVGDVPWHMFISSAKRLRLLKKSEVSALYISRAKLGNF; via the exons ATGGAAGAGATTTCCAAGTTTCTCTATGCGATCCCTAAAGGAACCGCGAGTGAGAGCAATGGAAAACATGAAATCTTAGAGAATAGAAAGCTCGAGCTTAGGCTTGCTCCTCCGGGGCAAGAACAACCTCCTCTGCTTTCTCTTCCTGGAGCCAAAAGAGGGATATTACATGAAGGTACAAATAGGACTTCGCCTGCACAAGATCAAAGGAGCGCCAAAAACTGCAGGCTCGAGAAGAGCCCAGTCATCGGGTGGCCCCCAGTTCGTTCGTCTAGAAAAAACGCTACAGCTAGTGGTTCTCTGAAGCAAACAAGCCCAAAGATGACTAGTATGATCACGGAGGAGAAAGATGATGGTAGCTCAGAAAAGCCTAGAGATGCTCTGTTTGTGAAGGTTAACATGGAGGGTGTCCCCATAGGAAGAAAAGTTGATCTGACAGTTTATGACAATTATGAAGCACTCTACTCAG CTCAAAGAGATGATTTGGCTGATCTAGAGGGAAATAAAGCAACTGCACAAGCTGACAGTGGAATAACAGGAAGCAAGGAATATACACTAGTTTATGAAGATGAGGAAGGAGACAGAATGCTAGTTGGTGATGTTCCCTGGCA CATGTTTATATCTTCGGCTAAGAGGCTGCGCCTATTGAAGAAGTCCGAAGTTTCTGCACTGTaca TTAGCAGAGCCAAGCTGGGGAACTTTTGA